The DNA segment AGCGGGGAGTTTCCGGCAGGCGTGCCAGGATGTCAAGGCGAGCGTGTTTTTTGCTTCAAACCCATCCGGTTGTCATACGTGCCGAGTTTAATGGGATCATGCTCCGGCCGGGGCAACTCATTGGCCAGAGTGGATTTACGGGTCTCGGCCTGGACGGCGTGGGCGGTGTTGGGGAACCGCTCAATCAGCCGTTGAAGGGCAGCCTTCGCCGCCTCAAGGTTCCGGCCAACCCGCACCTGCATATCCGCCAGCACATGGTAATAATGCGCCACTTGCTTCACCGGCAGATGCTCACAATGAATCAGCGCTTCCATTTGCTCCACCGCCAAGTCCAAGCGATCCAATTCTTCCGCGTACAACCGTGCCAGCCGTTCCCGCGCGTCGGTGTCCGCCGGATGCTCGGTCAAGTGCGCCACCCATTCGGCGGCGGCCTCGTTGGGTTCCTTGGACTTGACGACGTCTTCCGCCGCAATGGCCACCTTGCGCAAGCCCATGTCTTTCACCCACGGCGTCAAAGTCACGGTTTTGCCATGCTGCTTCTCGTCCAACATCTCGGCGGTGGGCAAATGAGCGATGCGCTGGCGGGCCTGCATGGCAAACTCCGTATCGGGAAAACGCTCAATGATTTGTTCCATCGCCTGGCGGGCGGCTTCGATATCGTGCGCGACGCTCAATTGCCAATCCGCCAGGCTGGCGAGCGCCAAAGCAATGGTGGCCGGCGGATGCCCCGGTT comes from the Verrucomicrobiota bacterium genome and includes:
- the bamD gene encoding outer membrane protein assembly factor BamD, translating into MEETTAHAIRGTLILISALLLCGVVAWWSFRRSVDQARWVMRIGLSVVILGAMVYTTKAGMGGITEIFSLLAGCVFALMLAILWGPSIIGLFAKPLGEMFTGSDEPPDPEPLYSVAMARRQQGLFQAAIHEVQMQLQQFPQDVTGQMLLAEIQAENLRDLALAEITILRLCNQPGHPPATIALALASLADWQLSVAHDIEAARQAMEQIIERFPDTEFAMQARQRIAHLPTAEMLDEKQHGKTVTLTPWVKDMGLRKVAIAAEDVVKSKEPNEAAAEWVAHLTEHPADTDARERLARLYAEELDRLDLAVEQMEALIHCEHLPVKQVAHYYHVLADMQVRVGRNLEAAKAALQRLIERFPNTAHAVQAETRKSTLANELPRPEHDPIKLGTYDNRMGLKQKTRSP